A DNA window from Paenibacillus andongensis contains the following coding sequences:
- a CDS encoding carbohydrate ABC transporter permease — protein MFSTLSYKTQKWIIILGFLCVPMTLLYTFTFYPAVKLFYLSFTNWDGISPEKKLIGWDNYVEVFKNPKIFGVFLNQFPYFLVGVIQNIAALFFAVILNSKLKGRNFFRVVMFLPFIMNGVAVAFMFQFVFDTTNGSLNALLDVLGLGMLKTSWLGNTDIVNYSLASVGFWRFMGYNMVIYIGALQAIPGDIYEAAKIDGASGFEQFWYLTLPNLTKIIELNMFLTISGALSVFDLPFVLTGGGPAGASTTFVFKTVETAFQFNNYGLASAMSVILLFITVLVLGVQSKVINRKGD, from the coding sequence ATGTTCAGTACTTTATCGTACAAAACCCAGAAGTGGATCATCATCTTAGGCTTCTTGTGTGTCCCGATGACTCTGCTGTATACGTTTACGTTTTATCCGGCCGTCAAACTGTTCTACCTGAGCTTTACAAACTGGGATGGAATCAGTCCTGAAAAAAAACTTATCGGTTGGGATAACTATGTAGAAGTTTTTAAAAATCCTAAGATTTTCGGTGTTTTTCTGAATCAATTCCCCTATTTTCTAGTTGGGGTCATTCAAAACATCGCAGCGCTATTCTTCGCTGTGATCTTAAACAGCAAATTGAAAGGGCGCAATTTCTTCCGAGTTGTGATGTTTCTTCCATTTATTATGAATGGGGTTGCCGTAGCCTTTATGTTTCAATTTGTATTCGATACTACAAACGGATCCCTGAACGCCCTTCTTGACGTATTGGGTCTCGGAATGCTGAAAACAAGCTGGTTGGGAAACACGGACATTGTAAACTATTCTCTAGCGTCTGTGGGCTTCTGGAGATTTATGGGATATAACATGGTCATTTATATCGGCGCTCTTCAAGCGATTCCGGGAGACATTTACGAAGCTGCTAAAATTGATGGCGCAAGCGGTTTTGAGCAATTCTGGTATCTGACGCTGCCTAATTTGACCAAAATCATCGAGTTGAATATGTTTTTGACCATTAGCGGCGCGTTGTCCGTATTTGATTTGCCTTTCGTCTTGACTGGGGGAGGACCGGCTGGTGCATCCACCACCTTTGTCTTCAAAACGGTTGAAACAGCATTCCAATTTAATAACTATGGTTTGGCATCTGCAATGAGTGTCATCTTGCTGTTTATAACAGTGCTGGTGCTCGGTGTACAAAGCAAGGTTATTAATCGAAAGGGGGATTAA
- a CDS encoding ABC transporter substrate-binding protein encodes MKKILTVAFATTMSLSFLAACGNEGGSGTASETKKPVTTETAKSTTNPKDNIKGKVTFLTNRTDMIDKEYKDYAKRFKEKYPNADIEFEAIRDYDKNVKVRISTGDYPDIVLIPTIPNADLPKYFAPLDDMGLNDKIYFKDFKATGGKLFGIAQGTNTSGIVYNKKAFADAGITAIPKTLDEFYAASEKLKAKGIVPLASNFKDKWPLGSWVWDLPTLIAGNAALGNDRVKSDTPYTLDGPYGKSMGILKTMHQKGYLEPDINSTNWEQSKKDVASGKFAMYYLGNWVINQIIENGAKSEDIGFFPMPFDNSGKQMAPLSPDWFYGINKNSKNLETAKAFLNWLIVDSGYDNFSGFIPVLKDKQPELKQLAEFKSYNPTFLEGVADSDQATATQNKAQIEPQAIVQDFVLGDSKAIFDKYNKQWADAKKSLGY; translated from the coding sequence ATGAAAAAAATCTTAACTGTAGCGTTTGCCACGACTATGTCCTTATCTTTTCTAGCTGCGTGCGGAAACGAAGGGGGAAGCGGCACAGCTTCCGAAACCAAGAAGCCAGTGACAACAGAAACGGCAAAATCGACCACTAACCCGAAGGATAACATTAAAGGGAAAGTGACATTCTTAACAAACAGGACGGATATGATTGATAAGGAGTATAAAGACTACGCGAAACGCTTTAAAGAGAAGTATCCGAACGCCGACATTGAATTCGAAGCAATACGGGATTATGACAAAAATGTTAAAGTACGAATCTCTACTGGTGATTACCCGGACATCGTGCTGATTCCAACGATCCCGAACGCTGATTTGCCGAAATATTTTGCGCCTTTGGATGATATGGGTTTGAACGATAAAATCTACTTCAAAGACTTCAAAGCCACCGGCGGCAAGTTGTTCGGTATTGCTCAAGGCACCAATACTTCCGGTATCGTATACAACAAGAAAGCTTTTGCGGACGCGGGCATTACGGCCATACCGAAAACGCTGGATGAGTTCTATGCTGCCAGTGAAAAGCTGAAAGCGAAGGGCATTGTACCGCTAGCCTCCAATTTTAAGGATAAATGGCCTCTCGGTTCCTGGGTGTGGGATTTGCCGACATTGATCGCGGGTAATGCAGCACTTGGCAACGATCGAGTTAAAAGCGATACGCCATACACCTTGGACGGTCCGTACGGCAAGTCCATGGGCATCTTGAAAACCATGCATCAGAAGGGCTATCTGGAACCTGATATTAACTCCACCAATTGGGAACAGTCCAAAAAAGATGTTGCATCCGGTAAATTTGCGATGTATTACCTAGGGAACTGGGTGATTAATCAAATCATTGAAAACGGTGCTAAATCAGAAGATATCGGCTTCTTCCCGATGCCTTTTGATAATTCGGGCAAGCAGATGGCTCCATTGTCTCCAGACTGGTTCTACGGCATCAATAAGAACAGTAAAAACCTAGAAACTGCAAAGGCGTTTTTGAACTGGCTTATTGTAGACTCTGGCTATGATAATTTTTCAGGATTCATTCCAGTCCTTAAAGACAAGCAGCCGGAGTTGAAACAGTTGGCTGAATTCAAGAGTTATAACCCGACATTCCTCGAAGGTGTAGCGGACAGTGATCAAGCAACAGCAACTCAGAACAAAGCGCAAATCGAGCCGCAGGCCATCGTTCAGGATTTTGTTCTTGGCGACAGCAAAGCCATCTTTGATAAATATAACAAGCAGTGGGCAGACGCCAAAAAATCGCTGGGTTATTAA
- a CDS encoding acetylxylan esterase — protein sequence MPVIDLPLEQLYAYKGRNPKPEDFDAYWERALAEMRAVDPQVEIIPSEFKVPFAECFHLYFTGVRGARIHVKYVRPKHTVGKHPALLQFHGYAYNSGDWNDKLLYAALGFSVFSLDARGQGGLSEDPGGVKGTTLNGHIVRGLDDHPDHMLFRHIFLDTAQLAGIVMGMPEVDPDQVGATGWSQGGALTLACAALEPRIRRLAPVYPFLSDYQRVWEMDLAKDAYAELKSYFRFFDPRHKREKEVFTKLGYIDLQHLMDRIQGEVLMATGLMDTICPPSSQFALYNKINSVKQIEIYPDYGHEHLPEFHDLALQFLMKL from the coding sequence ATGCCAGTTATAGACTTGCCGTTAGAACAGTTGTATGCGTACAAAGGACGCAATCCTAAACCGGAAGATTTTGATGCCTATTGGGAGAGAGCCTTAGCCGAGATGAGAGCGGTAGATCCTCAAGTGGAGATTATACCAAGTGAATTCAAAGTACCCTTTGCAGAATGCTTCCATTTATATTTTACCGGGGTTCGCGGGGCGAGAATCCACGTAAAATACGTTCGACCAAAGCATACAGTTGGCAAACATCCGGCGCTTCTTCAGTTCCATGGCTATGCTTACAACAGTGGAGATTGGAACGATAAGCTGCTCTATGCAGCCCTTGGTTTTTCCGTATTCTCCTTGGACGCCCGTGGTCAAGGCGGCCTTTCTGAAGATCCGGGAGGCGTAAAGGGGACGACCTTAAATGGCCATATTGTCCGTGGTCTGGACGATCACCCGGATCATATGCTGTTCCGCCACATTTTTCTGGATACAGCCCAATTAGCCGGTATTGTTATGGGAATGCCGGAGGTAGACCCGGACCAGGTGGGAGCCACGGGCTGGTCCCAAGGCGGAGCCCTCACGCTAGCATGTGCTGCACTTGAGCCAAGAATCCGAAGATTGGCTCCGGTATACCCGTTCTTAAGCGATTATCAGCGAGTGTGGGAAATGGATTTGGCGAAGGATGCCTACGCGGAATTAAAATCATATTTCCGATTTTTCGACCCTCGTCACAAGCGGGAAAAAGAAGTGTTTACCAAGCTTGGATATATTGATCTGCAACATCTGATGGACAGGATTCAAGGCGAGGTTCTTATGGCAACTGGACTGATGGATACGATATGTCCTCCATCAAGCCAATTTGCCCTTTATAATAAAATCAATTCGGTCAAACAGATAGAGATTTATCCGGATTACGGACATGAGCATTTGCCTGAGTTCCATGACCTGGCTCTTCAGTTTTTGATGAAGCTGTAA
- a CDS encoding ABC transporter substrate-binding protein, with translation MQINRIRPVSILVIAALVISGCTGTHSNDISFSDKTANNNPQMSGTITIVTNRTDMIDKQYKEYATRFHEKYPTISVQFEALRDYDKNIKIRLASGETPDVLLIPSIPNSDLAKFFVPLGDIDLRGELHFQDFKTYQGETYGIPSGVAVSGVVYNKRAFERAGILEVPKTLEAFYETCDKLKRSGVVAFASNFKDRWPLQVWSNDVPIILAGDAETKNDLAASGAPFQSNNPYVSSMSIIKTLYDRGYLEPNLNDTNWEGSKKELAVGKIGMMLTGNWAIKQIIENGAKSEDIGFFPFPADNSGKFRVTQYPDRYYTVGKNSKHAAAAKVFIKWMVEESGYENYSGFIPALKERKPELPQLLEMDSYHPEYVNVVKDSDRLSQILNKAQLEMPALVQEYILGNPTEVLNKYNQQWTQARHSLNISP, from the coding sequence ATGCAGATAAATAGGATCCGTCCAGTCAGTATTTTGGTGATTGCGGCTTTGGTGATATCCGGATGTACAGGAACTCATTCAAATGATATCTCGTTTTCAGATAAAACGGCTAACAATAACCCGCAAATGAGCGGTACCATTACGATTGTTACGAATCGGACAGATATGATTGATAAACAGTACAAGGAATACGCAACACGTTTTCACGAGAAATATCCGACGATTTCTGTTCAATTCGAGGCGCTGCGCGATTATGATAAAAATATTAAAATTCGTTTGGCCTCGGGGGAAACGCCGGATGTTTTATTGATCCCTTCCATCCCGAATTCGGATTTGGCAAAATTTTTTGTTCCTTTAGGGGATATAGATCTACGAGGTGAACTGCATTTCCAGGATTTCAAGACTTACCAGGGAGAGACCTATGGCATTCCATCCGGGGTTGCGGTTAGTGGTGTTGTTTATAATAAAAGAGCATTTGAAAGAGCCGGAATCCTTGAAGTTCCCAAGACGTTAGAGGCATTTTACGAAACATGCGATAAATTAAAGAGAAGTGGTGTCGTAGCGTTTGCATCCAACTTTAAGGATCGTTGGCCTCTTCAGGTTTGGTCCAACGATGTTCCTATTATCTTAGCAGGCGACGCTGAGACCAAGAACGACTTGGCCGCATCCGGCGCTCCTTTCCAATCGAATAATCCCTATGTTTCCTCGATGTCCATCATCAAAACCTTGTATGATCGAGGATATTTGGAGCCGAATCTGAATGACACCAACTGGGAGGGGTCGAAAAAGGAATTGGCAGTGGGCAAAATCGGAATGATGTTGACAGGGAATTGGGCAATTAAACAAATTATCGAAAATGGTGCGAAATCGGAGGATATTGGTTTTTTCCCTTTTCCTGCAGATAATTCGGGCAAGTTCAGAGTGACGCAATATCCGGATCGTTATTATACAGTGGGCAAAAACAGCAAGCACGCAGCGGCGGCTAAAGTCTTTATTAAATGGATGGTTGAAGAATCCGGATATGAGAATTATTCCGGATTTATTCCTGCATTAAAGGAGAGAAAACCGGAATTACCGCAGCTATTAGAAATGGATTCCTATCATCCGGAATATGTGAATGTTGTGAAGGATTCGGATCGATTGAGCCAAATTCTGAATAAGGCTCAATTAGAAATGCCCGCCCTTGTGCAGGAATATATACTTGGCAACCCTACCGAGGTGTTAAATAAGTACAATCAGCAATGGACGCAAGCCCGCCATTCCTTGAATATCAGCCCATAG
- a CDS encoding carbohydrate ABC transporter permease, with the protein MQKQPFLRGIQYLILLVATFVVVFPPYVVLVNAFKDKSEFGTGGPFALPKSFANFENFRIVFERAHMGEAFLNTFVITAVSLIGNVILGTMVAYAIGRFDFRGKKIIIISFLVATIIPTITTQVAVFSIIHSLHLFNTLSAPIILYIGADVVQIYIYLQFIKNIPYELDESAMIDGASLFRIYWNIIFPLLTPATATLVILKTISIYNDLYIPYLYMPKAKLGVVSTSIMRFAGINQAEWNYICAAILIIMIPTVLIYLFLQKYIFSGVTSGAVKS; encoded by the coding sequence ATGCAAAAACAGCCATTTCTAAGAGGAATTCAATACCTTATCCTATTAGTTGCGACCTTCGTGGTTGTATTTCCGCCCTATGTTGTCTTGGTTAATGCATTTAAAGATAAATCGGAATTCGGTACTGGGGGCCCCTTTGCTTTACCGAAAAGCTTTGCGAATTTCGAAAATTTCCGGATCGTATTTGAACGGGCGCATATGGGCGAAGCATTTCTTAACACGTTTGTAATCACAGCAGTGTCCCTGATAGGAAATGTTATTCTCGGAACTATGGTAGCATATGCAATTGGGCGATTTGATTTCAGAGGCAAGAAAATCATTATTATATCTTTTCTTGTTGCCACCATTATTCCTACCATTACGACACAGGTTGCCGTATTTTCTATTATCCATAGTCTCCATTTATTTAACACGCTTTCGGCACCTATCATCCTTTATATCGGAGCAGATGTTGTGCAAATCTATATTTATCTCCAATTTATCAAAAACATTCCCTATGAGCTGGATGAAAGCGCCATGATCGACGGTGCATCCTTGTTTCGAATCTATTGGAATATCATTTTTCCGCTGCTTACCCCGGCTACAGCAACCCTGGTTATTTTAAAGACGATTAGTATTTATAATGATTTGTATATTCCTTACTTGTATATGCCGAAAGCCAAATTGGGGGTCGTTTCGACTTCCATCATGCGTTTTGCCGGTATCAATCAGGCAGAATGGAATTATATCTGTGCGGCCATCCTTATCATCATGATTCCGACTGTTCTTATCTATTTGTTCCTGCAAAAATATATTTTCTCAGGAGTTACAAGCGGAGCTGTTAAGTCTTAA
- a CDS encoding glycoside hydrolase family 26 protein, with amino-acid sequence MKQRITYVLLLSMCFALLSSSIVSAHTVSTSNSSANPKTKEVYNWLAHLPNRTTDKIASGYFGGYSNSGFSTTQLEELKSATGQYPAIFGCDYGSGWATASDPTTLIDYSCNSTLKTYWSNGGLITLNTHFPTPGAANGGGLNTKLTNFSDLLNPTTDTGKRWRTYLDKVAAGLADLQNAGVIVLWRPLHEMNGDWFWWGNQDATTFKNVWIDMYNYFKNTKGLNNLIWVYAPDFSRGNRTSYYPGSNYVDIVGLDAYDDNPEVNVTGYDELTALGKPFALAEIGPDTLGTFDYTKWMSAIKNKFPKAVYFYAWNDDWSPHRNVNGSNLMNDAWVVNRGEINLSSLTESGSGSTVTPKVLYNFEGTAESWTGTNLTGGPWSVTDWKTSGSYSLKADVNLSASSKKYTLNRAATHNLSGGYTTLKARVSHASWGTIGSGMTGKLYVKTGSTYTWVDGGTISINSSSVTTLSLPLSSVTHLTDVREIGIEFTGASNGSGSTAVYVDQITLE; translated from the coding sequence ATGAAGCAACGTATTACTTATGTTCTACTGCTTTCAATGTGTTTCGCACTTCTCTCTAGCAGTATAGTTTCCGCACACACTGTAAGCACCTCCAACAGTTCAGCAAACCCGAAAACCAAGGAAGTTTACAACTGGTTGGCACATTTGCCAAACCGAACAACAGACAAAATTGCTTCCGGTTATTTTGGCGGGTACAGCAATAGCGGCTTTTCCACCACCCAGCTAGAAGAGCTAAAAAGCGCGACTGGTCAGTATCCTGCTATATTCGGCTGTGATTACGGATCCGGGTGGGCGACGGCAAGCGATCCCACCACATTAATCGATTATTCCTGCAATTCCACGCTGAAGACATACTGGAGTAATGGAGGTTTAATCACACTGAATACTCATTTTCCAACACCGGGAGCTGCAAATGGTGGAGGATTAAATACAAAACTGACCAATTTCAGCGATCTGTTGAATCCTACGACGGATACCGGGAAGCGCTGGAGAACCTATTTGGATAAAGTCGCCGCAGGATTAGCTGATTTACAAAACGCCGGTGTGATCGTTTTGTGGAGGCCTCTTCATGAGATGAACGGCGACTGGTTCTGGTGGGGAAATCAAGACGCCACCACCTTCAAGAATGTCTGGATCGATATGTATAATTACTTTAAGAACACCAAAGGTCTCAACAATCTGATCTGGGTTTATGCTCCCGATTTCAGCAGAGGTAACCGCACCTCCTATTATCCTGGCAGCAACTATGTAGATATTGTCGGTTTGGACGCTTACGACGATAATCCGGAAGTCAATGTAACAGGTTACGATGAGCTGACTGCGTTAGGCAAACCGTTTGCTTTAGCTGAAATAGGACCAGATACCCTTGGAACTTTCGACTATACGAAATGGATGAGTGCGATCAAGAACAAGTTCCCAAAGGCGGTCTATTTTTATGCATGGAATGACGATTGGTCTCCGCATCGCAATGTGAATGGCAGCAATCTGATGAATGATGCATGGGTTGTCAACCGAGGAGAAATCAACCTCAGCTCCCTGACAGAATCGGGTTCGGGATCTACAGTAACGCCAAAAGTGCTTTACAATTTTGAAGGAACCGCCGAATCATGGACAGGTACTAATCTTACAGGTGGACCTTGGTCGGTAACGGACTGGAAAACGAGCGGAAGCTATTCCTTAAAAGCAGATGTTAATTTGTCGGCCTCCAGCAAAAAATATACATTGAACAGAGCGGCAACCCATAATTTAAGCGGAGGGTATACTACCTTAAAAGCCCGTGTGTCCCACGCTTCCTGGGGTACGATCGGTTCTGGCATGACGGGTAAGCTATACGTTAAAACCGGTAGCACCTATACCTGGGTAGATGGAGGAACGATTTCAATTAACAGCAGTTCGGTCACCACCTTATCCCTTCCACTATCCTCCGTCACCCATTTAACGGATGTTAGGGAAATCGGTATCGAGTTTACCGGCGCATCCAATGGGAGCGGCTCCACGGCCGTTTACGTAGATCAAATAACACTCGAATAA
- a CDS encoding sensor histidine kinase has translation MKKKLIIIFVFLITLPLMLTSYISFQYYSKSMQENTQTYVLGTTSELLDKLDDYILDIKRISALPLFMTDMQVKLTEPGQSIDKMRSVEHNILSINNIKQDTTSVYIIDNYDELYYNLKTDGVRQDIRDKIPYWRKLAKEADGLPVLLSTQEVAYSSGNKDYVFSVVREIRDAASIVPIGMIVFDTSVSVVAKTIQELDSITKGKSMILDQQNHVVYDSDRTFITQSAEIWDFFSKVVGEHGSFAVTLDGIEYICTYTTSSKSDWKMLAFIPVKEVTAKATLTRNVTILVTIGITGFALIVSIIITYFLTNPLSKISKIMKQVQSGNMKVRLHVRYADEVGLLGKHFNQMLERIDGLIGEVADGRLRKKEAEMRALQSQINPHFIYNTLETIRMMAELNDDDHVSAMTYNLGQMLRYSLTKGVEVGTVASELEHLEHYLFLQNMRFNDKFTLKLDVPDHIKRLPMLKLILQPVVENSIYHGLEKRDGPGEISISAYNLGIDTYFVLSDDGVGMSKETVYKMNDRFDKLIYDKDSKGGIGLQNVNERIKLHYGPEYGLQLESRLGQGTRVIMKILR, from the coding sequence ATGAAAAAAAAGTTGATCATTATATTTGTTTTCCTGATTACTTTACCCCTCATGCTAACGAGCTACATTTCATTCCAATATTACTCGAAGTCCATGCAAGAAAATACGCAGACTTATGTTCTTGGGACGACTTCCGAGCTGCTCGATAAGCTGGATGATTATATTTTGGATATCAAACGAATCTCAGCGCTCCCCTTATTCATGACGGATATGCAGGTGAAACTGACAGAACCAGGACAAAGTATTGATAAGATGCGTAGTGTGGAGCATAACATTTTAAGTATTAACAATATTAAGCAGGATACGACTTCCGTTTATATCATTGATAATTATGATGAGCTGTATTATAACCTCAAGACAGATGGGGTGCGTCAAGATATCCGCGATAAAATTCCATACTGGAGAAAATTGGCGAAGGAAGCTGACGGGCTGCCTGTTCTGCTATCTACGCAAGAGGTTGCCTATTCTTCGGGCAATAAAGATTATGTTTTTTCTGTAGTCAGGGAAATCAGGGATGCTGCCTCCATTGTCCCCATCGGCATGATTGTGTTTGACACTTCTGTGAGTGTTGTGGCCAAAACGATACAAGAATTGGACAGCATTACGAAAGGAAAGTCGATGATTCTGGATCAGCAGAATCATGTCGTGTATGACAGCGACAGGACGTTCATCACACAGAGTGCTGAAATTTGGGACTTCTTTTCCAAGGTCGTAGGTGAACACGGAAGTTTTGCCGTAACTTTGGACGGTATCGAGTATATTTGTACGTATACAACTTCTTCGAAATCAGACTGGAAGATGCTTGCCTTTATTCCGGTCAAAGAAGTCACGGCTAAGGCAACATTAACCCGGAATGTAACGATACTCGTCACCATTGGCATAACCGGCTTTGCTCTTATCGTCTCTATTATTATTACTTATTTCTTAACTAACCCGCTTAGCAAAATATCTAAGATCATGAAGCAAGTGCAAAGCGGCAATATGAAGGTGCGGCTTCATGTCAGATATGCAGATGAAGTGGGGCTGTTAGGCAAACATTTTAATCAAATGTTGGAACGGATAGACGGGCTTATCGGAGAAGTTGCGGACGGCCGGCTTCGGAAGAAGGAAGCTGAAATGCGCGCCCTTCAGAGCCAGATTAACCCGCATTTCATTTATAACACGTTAGAAACGATCAGAATGATGGCGGAGCTGAACGATGACGACCATGTATCAGCTATGACGTATAATCTTGGCCAGATGCTTCGTTATAGCCTCACGAAAGGCGTTGAAGTCGGTACGGTTGCATCCGAGTTGGAACATTTGGAACATTATCTGTTTCTTCAAAACATGCGGTTTAACGATAAATTTACTTTAAAGCTGGATGTTCCGGATCACATTAAGCGGCTTCCTATGCTAAAGCTTATCCTGCAGCCTGTTGTGGAAAACTCCATTTACCATGGTCTTGAGAAGCGTGACGGTCCCGGTGAAATCAGTATCTCTGCCTATAATCTTGGTATTGATACGTATTTTGTTTTAAGTGATGATGGCGTTGGGATGAGCAAGGAAACCGTCTATAAGATGAATGACCGATTTGACAAACTTATTTATGATAAGGATTCTAAAGGAGGAATTGGGCTTCAAAATGTTAATGAGCGAATAAAGCTCCATTATGGTCCAGAATACGGTCTTCAATTGGAGAGCAGGTTGGGGCAAGGTACGAGGGTGATTATGAAAATCCTAAGATGA
- a CDS encoding glycoside hydrolase family 130 protein, whose amino-acid sequence MSNQAKIIGQSLPNIPWQSKTENDASIIWRHTGNPIINWNPSPKTARIFNSAVMPYGDSFIGVFRADHKHGKPHLHMGRSKDGLAWEIDNEEIKWVDEAGYPYQPGYAYDPRLVRIDDVYYIIFCTDFGGASLGLGMTKDFVNFVRLENPFIPFNRNGVLFPKKINDKYVMLSRPSDSGHTPFGDIFVSESPDLVHWGKHRRVMAKGGSGWWQAVKIGAGPIPIETTEGWLLFYHGVSGTCNGFVYSIGAALLDLEDPSKVLYRTRDYLLTPELPYETVGFVPNVAFPCATLHDAETGRIAIYYGAADTYVAVAYAQLNELLDYMKTNSELVPGDDISFK is encoded by the coding sequence ATGTCTAACCAAGCAAAAATCATCGGTCAATCACTGCCCAATATACCATGGCAAAGCAAAACGGAGAATGATGCATCGATCATTTGGAGACATACAGGTAATCCGATTATCAACTGGAACCCAAGCCCCAAAACAGCTCGTATTTTTAACAGTGCTGTCATGCCATATGGGGATTCCTTTATCGGCGTATTTCGTGCAGATCACAAACATGGCAAGCCGCACCTTCATATGGGCCGCAGCAAGGACGGTCTGGCATGGGAGATCGATAACGAGGAAATCAAGTGGGTAGACGAAGCGGGATATCCTTATCAACCGGGATATGCCTACGACCCGCGGTTGGTCAGAATTGATGATGTCTATTACATCATTTTCTGCACCGATTTCGGTGGAGCGTCTCTAGGACTTGGAATGACCAAGGACTTTGTAAATTTTGTGCGTTTGGAAAATCCGTTCATTCCGTTTAACAGAAATGGGGTGTTGTTCCCTAAGAAGATTAACGATAAGTATGTCATGTTGAGCCGTCCAAGCGACAGCGGTCATACGCCGTTCGGTGACATTTTCGTGAGCGAAAGCCCTGACCTCGTGCATTGGGGCAAACACCGTCGCGTGATGGCGAAAGGCGGATCCGGTTGGTGGCAGGCTGTTAAGATCGGCGCAGGTCCTATTCCTATTGAAACAACGGAAGGGTGGCTGTTGTTCTACCATGGCGTATCTGGGACTTGTAATGGGTTCGTGTATAGTATAGGTGCCGCTTTACTTGACCTAGAGGATCCCTCTAAAGTCTTATATAGAACCCGTGATTATCTTTTGACGCCTGAGCTTCCATACGAAACTGTTGGGTTCGTCCCTAATGTTGCATTTCCTTGTGCGACATTACATGACGCGGAGACGGGCCGCATAGCCATTTATTATGGCGCAGCCGATACTTATGTAGCCGTGGCATATGCCCAATTGAATGAACTGTTGGATTATATGAAAACTAATTCCGAATTGGTGCCGGGAGACGACATTAGCTTTAAATAA
- a CDS encoding response regulator transcription factor, with protein MIVDDEEIIRLGIAKILNKSELSVQIVGLFANGHEAYMEMNRLQSSELDILITDIKMPKMDGLRLIEKAKERFPELYVIVISGFNEFEYARQAMKFGVTDYLLKPLDKYDLFQALTQISRSLDGDGSEDDLTREEGESKHYVVEKIKQILDKEFDKTFDLDKIAERVELSPSYVSKLFRQETSLTITDYLISVRLDKAKQFLIDYPQLKNYEISSMLGYSDPVYFNKLFKKMVGLTPKEYKEKHT; from the coding sequence ATGATCGTCGATGACGAAGAAATAATCCGGTTAGGGATCGCCAAAATCTTAAATAAGTCCGAACTATCCGTGCAAATAGTAGGACTATTTGCAAACGGCCATGAAGCCTATATGGAAATGAATCGCCTTCAATCTAGCGAACTCGATATACTGATAACGGATATTAAGATGCCTAAAATGGATGGTTTAAGGCTAATAGAGAAAGCTAAAGAGCGCTTTCCCGAATTGTACGTTATCGTTATAAGCGGTTTCAATGAATTTGAATATGCCCGTCAAGCAATGAAGTTTGGAGTTACGGATTATTTATTAAAACCGCTCGACAAATATGATCTGTTCCAAGCACTAACCCAAATAAGCCGGAGTTTGGACGGCGACGGAAGTGAAGATGACCTCACGAGAGAAGAAGGAGAGTCAAAACACTACGTTGTAGAGAAAATTAAACAGATCTTGGATAAGGAATTCGACAAGACCTTTGATTTGGACAAGATAGCAGAGAGGGTGGAATTGAGCCCAAGTTATGTAAGTAAATTATTCCGCCAGGAAACAAGTCTGACGATAACGGATTATCTAATTTCGGTCAGATTGGACAAAGCGAAGCAATTTTTGATCGATTATCCCCAACTAAAAAATTACGAAATATCATCCATGCTGGGTTATTCCGACCCTGTATACTTCAATAAATTATTTAAGAAAATGGTTGGCCTTACGCCAAAAGAGTATAAGGAGAAGCACACGTAA